Proteins encoded by one window of Cloeon dipterum chromosome 4, ieCloDipt1.1, whole genome shotgun sequence:
- the LOC135942463 gene encoding putative uncharacterized protein DDB_G0286901, which yields MGLRWQIILLVTCLLLVAIDAGRKSKSQSSSRGVGKASRLSALNTARNNKNVKQNSAVKDAVSKFKNGRKNKINGNNNQVIGNQNRVSGNQNGLNPANLNQPTILRQNQGQLNAQNRPPSPNNLQQNPQSNPGAQQVNQQYQAPLQSGYPAQGGQYPMPGQMPQQGQMGPPQGGWPPQGGWPPNSYPQPPPPGFGQQQAPSGSKSGGLFGPILPVLDIVSGVRLAGEAGKALMGMKGKPRTRQDSQGSRKSATNGTILDSNATVTNSSDGMFPMFPEQLFNASFPLFNNSNDSNGSMPMTFNQFYPVAPNGNVSGYQPEAQFLPSPGMFNPYNPFQNPNMSFPYGMPYPNAMPYPYMNPFYRNNLNAQNESVVSIPTTDPAGNLTNMSDMVAMENKENNSSVDIADGEIPKTGVVYKSGV from the exons ATGGGGCTTCGATGg CAAATAATACTTCTAGTTACATGCTTGTTGCTAGTGGCAATTGATGCTGGTCGCAAGTCAAAATCACAATCTAGCAGTAGAGGTGTTGGTAAAGCGTCACGCTTGTCCGCGCTAAACACGGccagaaacaataaaaacgtGAAGCAGAACTCGGCGGTCAAAGATGCAGTTTCCAAGTTCAAGAAtggcagaaaaaataagataaacGGCAATAACAACCAAGTCATCGGTAATCAAAATAGAGTCAGCGGAAATCAAAACGGCTTGAACCCTGCCAACCTGAACCAGCCCACCATTTTAAGGCAGAATCAGGGCCAGCTCAACGCCCAAAACCGACCTCCGAGCCCTAACAACCTTCAACAGAATCCTCAGAGCAACCCTGGCGCCCAGCAAGTTAATCAGCAGTACCAGGCCCCCCTTCAGTCAGGCTACCCTGCTCAGGGTGGGCAGTACCCAATGCCAGGGCAAATGCCTCAGCAGGGCCAAATGGGGCCACCGCAAGGAGGGTGGCCACCACAAGGAGGGTGGCCACCTAATTCTTACCcgcagccaccgccgccgggTTTTGGACAACAGCAAGCGCCGAGCGGCAGCAAGAGTGGAGGCCTGTTTGGACCAATTTTGCCTGTTCTTGACATCGTCTCGGGAGTGAGACTGGCCGGTGAAGCTGGAAAAGCATTGATGGGGATGAAAg GAAAACCTAGAACTCGTCAAGATTCACAAGGTTCCAGGAAATCTGCAACAAACGGAACGATCCTTGATAGCAATGCGACCGTTACCAACTCATCAGATGGAATGTTCCCGATGTTTCCAGAACAATTATTCAACGCCTCATTTCCTCTATTCAACAACTCAAACGACTCGAACGGCAGCATGCCTATGACTTTCAATCAGTTTTATCCAGTAGCTCCTAATGGAAATGTATCTGGGTATCAACCTGAAGCTCAATTCCTGCCATCTCCTGGAATGTTTAATCCGTACAATCCGTTTCAAAATCCGAACATGTCGTTCCCTTACGGTATGCCCTATCCGAATGCTATGCCGTACCCTTACATGAATCCATTCTATCGCAACAACCTTAATGCGCAAAACGAAAGCGTTGTATCAATCCCAACCACTGATCCCGCAGGAAATTTGACTAATATGTCTGATATGGTGGCAAtggaaaataaggaaaataacaGCTCAGTGGATATTGCTGATGGAGAAATTCCCAAAACAGGCGTCGTTTACAAATCTGGTGTGTGA
- the LOC135942557 gene encoding pre-mRNA 3' end processing protein WDR33-like: MRLRWQIILLVACLLLVTIDAGRGSSSSSSSKSKSQSSSGGAGKTSRLPAQNTAKSKSVKSAVKDLVSKIKGGSKSKINGNNKQINSAPSSLDPANLNQPTVVRQNQGQLNAQSRPPNPSNLQSPQSNPGAQQVNQQYQAPVQSGYPAQSWQNPKPGQLPHQGQMGPPPQGGWVYPGNPQPNSYPQPPPGVGQQAPSGSKSGGLFDQQHQVPPQSGYPAQGWQNPVPGQIPQQGQMGPPQGVWPPNSYLPPPPPGFVQQPSGSKSVGLFDQQHQVPPQSGYPTQGGQIPQQGQMGPPQGAWPPNSYPQPPPPGFGQQSPQSYPGAQQVNQQYQAPRQDGYPAQGWQNPVPGQMPQQGQMGQPQGGSYPGYPQPNSYPQPPPGVGQQQHLVPPQSSYPGYPVQGGQYPMPGQIPQQGQMGQPQGGWPPNSYLPPPPPGYVQQPSGSKSGGLFGPIVPVLDIVSGARLAGDVGKALMIGKPRTRFDLKVSRTPATNETILDSNATVSNSSEQLFNDSFPLINGNMSGYQSAAQLLPPPGMINPLYPIENENMTSPDGMPYQYAMQYPYINPFFRNNSNESNDTMPMPFNPFYPEAPSGNMSGYQSADHLLPPPGMLNPLYPIENENMTSPDGMPYPYAMQYPYINPFLRNNTNVQNDSVTSIPTADFAGNLTNLSDMKLDDLAGMKNK, from the exons ATGAGGCTACGATgg CAAATAATTCTTCTCGTCGCGTGCTTGTTGCTGGTGACAATTGATGCTGGTCGCGGCTCAAGCTCAAGCTCAAgctcaaaatcaaaatcacaatCTAGCAGCGGAGGTGCTGGTAAAACGTCACGCTTGCCCGCGCAAAACACGGCCAAAAGCAAAAGCGTGAAGTCGGCGGTCAAAGATTTAGTTTCCAAGATCAAGGGTGGCAGCAAAAGTAAGATAAATGGCAATAACAAGCAAATCAACTCTGCACCAAGCAGCTTGGACCCTGCCAACCTGAACCAGCCCACCGTTGTAAGGCAGAATCAGGGCCAGCTCAATGCCCAAAGCCGACCTCCGAACCCTAGCAACCTTCAGAGTCCTCAGAGCAACCCTGGCGCCCAGCAAGTTAATCAGCAGTACCAGGCCCCCGTCCAGTCAGGCTACCCTGCTCAGAGTTGGCAGAACCCCAAGCCAGGGCAATTGCCTCATCAGGGCCAAATGGGGCCACCGCCGCAAGGAGGGTGGGTCTATCCTGGCAATCCGCAACCTAATTCTTATCCACAGCCACCGCCAGGTGTCGGACAACAAGCGCCGAGCGGCAGCAAGAGTGGAGGCCTGTTTGATCAGCAGCACCAGGTTCCTCCCCAGTCAGGCTACCCTGCGCAGGGTTGGCAGAACCCCGTGCCAGGGCAAATACCTCAGCAGGGCCAAATGGGGCCACCGCAAGGAGTGTGGCCACCAAATTCTTACCtcccgccaccgccgccgggTTTTGTACAACAGCCGAGCGGCAGCAAGAGTGTAGGCCTGTTTGATCAGCAGCACCAGGTTCCCCCCCAGTCAGGCTACCCTACGCAGGGTGGGCAAATACCTCAGCAGGGTCAAATGGGGCCACCGCAAGGAGCGTGGCCACCAAATTCTTATCCGCAGCCACCACCACCAGGTTTTGGACAACAGAGTCCTCAGAGCTACCCTGGCGCCCAGCAAGTTAATCAGCAGTACCAGGCCCCCCGCCAGGACGGCTACCCTGCTCAGGGTTGGCAGAACCCCGTGCCAGGGCAAATGCCTCAGCAGGGCCAAATGGGACAACCGCAAGGAGGATCCTATCCTGGCTATCCGCAACCAAATTCTTACCCACAGCCACCACCGGGTGTCGGACAACAGCAGCACCTCGTTCCCCCCCAGTCAAGCTACCCTGGCTACCCTGTTCAGGGTGGGCAGTACCCCATGCCAGGGCAAATACCTCAGCAGGGCCAAATGGGGCAACCGCAAGGAGGGTGGCCACCAAATTCTTACctgccaccaccgccgccgggTTATGTACAACAGCCGAGCGGCAGCAAGAGTGGAGGCCTGTTTGGACCAATTGTGCCTGTTCTTGACATCGTCTCGGGAGCGAGACTGGCCGGTGACGTTGGAAAAGCATTGATGAtag GAAAACCTAGAACACGTTTCGATCTAAAAGTTTCCAGGACACCTGCAACAAACGAAACGATCCTTGATAGCAATGCGACCGTTTCCAACTCATCAGAACAATTATTCAACGACTCATTTCCTCTAATCAATGGAAATATGTCTGGGTACCAATCTGCAGCTCAACTCTTGCCACCTCCTGGAATGATTAACCCGTTATATCCTATTGAAAATGAGAATATGACGTCCCCTGACGGCATGCCCTACCAGTATGCAATGCAGTACCCTTACATAAATCCATTCTTTCGCAACAACTCAAACGAATCAAACGACACCATGCCTATGCCTTTCAATCCGTTTTATCCAGAAGCCCCTAGTGGAAATATGTCTGGGTACCAATCTGCAGATCATCTCCTGCCACCTCCTGGAATGCTAAATCCGTTATATCCGATAGAAAATGAGAACATGACGTCTCCTGACGGCATGCCCTATCCGTATGCAATGCAGTACCCTTACATAAATCCATTCCTTCGCAACAACACCAATGTGCAAAACGATAGCGTTACGTCAATCCCAACGGCTGATTTCGCaggaaatttgacaaatttgtcTGATATGAAACTGGATGATCTTGCGGGAATGAAGAATAAGTAA
- the LOC135942565 gene encoding uncharacterized protein LOC135942565: MRMSNNNGCSHKVCLVILLLVLIGAWGNPAKKKNAQKKMATTRPPFKLFQQIGQIFNPITWLQQQEKLISKMVADYPDDESVDSPLVAEYIDPQTGRKVRYTTGSTSIDNTVTSFFGALTQIMDNMFKTFVTPAMNGTIWDDTPRPNGSGGLSNFLSSFFCQIFLGLLSPNYNGNRCSIYKNSTVNPISG, encoded by the exons ATGCGAATGTCAAATAATAATGGTTGCTCCCACAAG GTATGCTTGGTGATTCTTTTGCTAGTGCTTATTGGTGCCTGGGGAAATCCAGCCAAGAAGAAGAATGCacaaaagaaaatggcaacaaCTCGACCACCGTTTAAGTTATTCCAACAAATCGGTCAGATTTTCAATCCAATCACGTGGCTTCAACAGCAAGAAAAACTG ATATCGAAAATGGTGGCTGATTATCCGGACGACGAGTCAGTGGACAGTCCCCTCGTCGCGGAGTACATCGACCCACAAACGGGTCGAAAGGTACGCTACACCACCGGCAGCACCAGCATTGACAACACCGTGACCAGCTTTTTCGGCGCCCTCACGCAGATCATGGACAACATGTTCAAAACGTTCGTCACGCCGGCCATGAACGGGACGATTTGGGACGACACGCCACGTCCGAACGGCAGCGGTGGCCTCTCCAATTTCCTCAGCTCCTTCTTCTGCCAAATTTTCCTGGGGCTGCTCAGCCCTAACTACAACGGCAACCGATGCTCGATTTACAAGAATAGCACCGTGAACCCTATTTCTGGTTGA